A region from the Equus asinus isolate D_3611 breed Donkey chromosome 3, EquAss-T2T_v2, whole genome shotgun sequence genome encodes:
- the GPRIN3 gene encoding G protein-regulated inducer of neurite outgrowth 3, with the protein MGTVPDPLRSATTSLIAASGKEEVPAVSPPPQSALLCENTNGLSDAPAEPDLSPRAATKALMHACEHETTQPDMSSPGIFNEVEKASPTLNSPGNTLLPGSSKPTAPGPHSAAGKDLINTAFIMPATQHTHQAIPGDQPNASPSSGPEDMLVKSQGTSDGEQPEKSTCPVGGTLSSSNDQVPCDFPSQETIQGAVHTAKAATKAFSHAPSPEGQRQPAVCGSQARSCESPAREDGCSGTKQPSATASDAQAVTSVTPPPSHLTSKGSFPADPEKVLLPAQHQASRFKEAGTMTSQGEEGEIREVPSRARQDAEVQAVASVESRSVSTSPSILTALLKETPAPERFEQQEQLHVICHGRGSGSHTLELSDNTVAPEESGQCPSMMPEVRIQAAAAVSTAFQGESQSVSPSAEVLKTSSTLVASSKAQDTGKEDGRSAGVTPVREEPTSKQLSGTNSSSLKASPTDQISLSGDSQAETSRGLGKPETKPSEFAVKTTNDHKTDPDCKFAGSCGPASKADPSGSLDPNNKGDAREKKPASPQIVKEQESSGTDVLDARAKAEGKTLLLNPRSQESGGTGSAASPTPSPVRRNQEGAVEENRQTKTTASLSLPSDSLGDSSPSSGKKTPSRSVKASPRRGSRVSEFLKEQKLNVTAAAAQVGLTPGEKKKQLGADAKLQLKQSKRVRDVVWDEQGMTWEVYGASLDPESLGIAIQNHLQRQIREHEKLVKAQNSQTRRSISSDASSNKKLKGRQHSVFQSMLQNFRRPNCCVRPAPSSVLD; encoded by the coding sequence ATGGGGACTGTACCTGACCCTCTAAGATCAGCTACAACTTCCCTGATTGCAGCTTCTGGAAAAGAAGAGGTGCCAGCTGTCTCACCTCCGCCTCAATCAGCCCTCCTGTGCGAGAACACCAATGGCCTTTCAGATGCTCCTGCAGAACCAGACCTCAGCCCCAGGGCAGCTACCAAGGCCCTGATGCACGCCTGTGAGCATGAGACCACCCAGCCAGACATGTCTTCTCCTGGCATCTTCAATGAGGTGGAGAAGGCATCTCCCACACTCAACTCTCCTGGCAATACCCTGCTGCCGGGAAGCAGCAAGCCCACAGCCCCAGGTCCGCATTCTGCAGCAGGAAAGGATCTTATAAACACAGCATTTATAATGCCAGCCACTCAACACACCCACCAGGCCATCCCAGGTGACCAGCCCAATGCCAGCCCCTCATCAGGACCTGAAGATATGCTGGTGAAATCACAGGGAACCTCAGATGGAGAGCAACCTGAGAAGTCAACTTGTCCTGTGGGAGGCACCCTTAGCAGCAGCAACGATCAAGTGCCCTGTGATTTTCCTTCCCAAGAAACAATCCAGGGAGCAGTGCACACTGCAAAGGCAGCCACCAAGGCGTTCAGTCACGCACCTTCTCCAGAAGGGCAGAGGCAGCCAGCTGTCTGCGGCTCCCAGGCCAGGTCCTGCGAATCTCCAGCAAGAGAAGATGGATGTTCAGGGACCAAACAGCCCTCTGCCACTGCCTCAGACGCCCAGGCCGTGACTTCTGTGACGCCTCCACCATCTCACCTCACTAGCAAAGGTTCCTTTCCTGCAGATCCGGAGAAGGTGCTGCTGCCAGCACAGCACCAGGCATCAAGGTTCAAAGAAGCGGGCACCATGACCAGCCAAGGTGAGGAGGGTGAGATCAGGGAGGTTCCCAGCAGGGCTCGGCAAGATGCTGAGGTGCAGGCAGTGGCGAGTGTCGAGAGCAGGTCGGTCTCCACCAGCCCCAGCATCCTCACTGCACTCCTGAAGGAAACGCCCGCTCCTGAGCGTTTCGAACAGCAAGAGCAGCTGCATGTCATTTGCCATGGCCGCGGCAGCGGGAGCCACACGTTGGAGCTATCTGACAACACCGTAGCCCCCGAGGAGTCGGGTCAGTGCCCCAGCATGATGCCAGAGGTGCGCATCCAGGCTGCTGCGGCTGTTTCCACAGCTTTCCAAGGAGAAAGTCAATCAGTGAGCCCATCGGCTGAGGTCCTTAAAACCTCATCCACCCTTGTGGCATCCAGTAAGGCCCAGGATACGGGTAAAGAAGATGGGAGGTCAGCAGGAGTGACCCCAGTGAGGGAAGAGCCCACCTCTAAACAGCTTTCGGGAACTAATTCTAGCTCCCTGAAAGCTAGCCCCACGGACCAGATTTCTCTCAGTGGGGACAGTCAAGCTGAAACGAGTCGTGGCTTGGGGAAACCTGAAACCAAGCCGTCCGAGTTTGCAGTGAAAACCACAAATGACCACAAAACAGACCCAGATTGCAAATTTGCCGGCTCTTGTGGCCCTGCCAGCAAAGCTGACCCGTCTGGGAGCTTGGATCCCAATAATAAAGGAGATGCGAGAGAAAAGAAGCCTGCGTCCCCTCAGATAGTAAAAGAACAAGAATCTAGCGGCACCGATGTCCTCGATGCAAGAGCAAAGGCAGAGGGCAAAACCCTACTGCTCAACCCTAGATCTCAAGAAAGTGGAGGCACGGGATCAGCTgccagccccaccccatccccagttAGAAGGAACCAGGAGGGCGCCgtggaagaaaacagacagaCCAAGACAACTGCCAGCCTGAGCCTGCCGTCTGATTCCCTGGGCGACTCCAGTCCAAGTTCTGGCAAGAAGACCCCTTCTCGCTCGGTCAAAGCCAGCCCGCGCCGCGGCAGCCGGGTCAGCGAGTTCCTCAAGGAGCAGAAGCTCAACGTGACCGCGGCTGCGGCTCAGGTGGGACTCACGCccggggagaagaaaaagcagctCGGTGCCGACGCCAAGCTCCAGCTGAAGCAGTCCAAGCGTGTCAGGGACGTCGTGTGGGATGAGCAGGGCATGACCTGGGAAGTGTACGGCGCCTCGCTGGACCCCGAGTCCCTGGGGATCGCCATCCAGAACCATTTACAAAGACAAATCAGAGAACACGAGAAATTAGTCAAAGCTCAAAACAGCCAGACCCGGAGATCCATTTCCTCAGATGCTTCTTCAAATAAAAAGCTCAAAGGAAGGCAGCACAGCGTTTTCCAGTCCATGCTGCAGAACTTCCGTCGCCCCAACTGCTGTGTTCGTCCCGCCCCTTCTTCTGTGTTAGATTGA